A section of the Streptomyces sp. SCL15-4 genome encodes:
- a CDS encoding 2-hydroxy-3-oxopropionate reductase, giving the protein MSNLAASSHPTRPAIAWIGLGIMGSPMSENLIKAGYQVTGYTLEKEKLDRLAAAGGTAAGSIAEAVRDADVVITMVPASPQVEAIAYGPDGILENARSGALLIDMSSITPQTSVDLAKAAEDKGIRVLDAPVSGGEAGAVEAVLSIMVGGEQADFDEAKPVFEALGKTIVLCGPHGSGQTVKAANQLIVAVNIQACAEAVVFLEKSGVNLQAALDVLNGGLAGSTVLTRKKDNFLNRDFKPGFRIDLHHKDMGIVTDAARNVGAALPVGAVVAQLVASLRAQGDGGLDHSALLRAVERLSGARV; this is encoded by the coding sequence ATGAGCAACCTCGCAGCTTCCTCCCACCCGACCCGCCCTGCGATCGCGTGGATCGGCCTCGGCATCATGGGCTCCCCCATGTCCGAGAACCTGATCAAGGCGGGCTACCAGGTCACCGGTTACACCCTGGAGAAGGAGAAGCTGGACCGCCTGGCCGCCGCCGGCGGCACCGCGGCCGGCTCGATCGCCGAGGCCGTGCGCGACGCCGACGTGGTCATCACGATGGTGCCCGCCTCCCCGCAGGTCGAGGCCATCGCCTACGGCCCGGACGGCATCCTGGAGAACGCCCGGTCCGGCGCCCTGCTGATCGACATGTCCTCGATCACCCCGCAGACCTCGGTGGACCTCGCCAAGGCCGCCGAGGACAAGGGCATCCGGGTGCTGGACGCCCCGGTGTCCGGCGGCGAGGCCGGCGCCGTGGAAGCGGTGCTGTCCATCATGGTCGGCGGCGAGCAGGCCGACTTCGACGAGGCCAAGCCGGTCTTCGAGGCCCTCGGCAAGACCATCGTGCTGTGCGGCCCGCACGGCTCGGGCCAGACCGTGAAGGCCGCCAACCAGCTGATCGTCGCCGTGAACATCCAGGCGTGCGCCGAGGCCGTGGTCTTCCTGGAGAAGTCGGGCGTGAACCTCCAGGCCGCCCTGGACGTCCTCAACGGCGGCCTGGCCGGCTCCACGGTGCTGACGCGGAAGAAGGACAACTTCCTCAACCGCGACTTCAAGCCCGGTTTCCGTATCGACCTGCACCACAAGGACATGGGCATCGTCACCGACGCCGCCCGCAACGTCGGCGCGGCCCTGCCGGTCGGCGCCGTGGTCGCCCAGCTGGTCGCCAGCCTGCGCGCCCAGGGCGACGGCGGCCTGGACCACTCGGCCCTGCTGCGGGCCGTCGAGCGCCTGTCCGGCGCCCGGGTCTGA
- a CDS encoding catalase codes for MSKRVLTTESGAPVADNQNSASAGVGGPLLIQDQHLLEKLARFNRERIPERVVHARGSGAYGHFEVTDDVTGYTHADFLASIGKRTEVFVRFSTVADSLGGADAVRDPRGFAVKFYTEEGNYDLVGNNTPVFFIKDPLKFPDFIHSQKRDPFTGKQEPDNVWDFWAHAPEATHQVTWLMGDRGIPASYRHMNGYGSHTYQWTNAKGEAFFVKYHFKTNQGIRCLSAEQAQELAGKDPNSHQTDLLQAIERGVHPSWTLYVQIMPAAEAADYRFNPFDLTKVWPHRDYPLRRVGRLVLDRNPDNVFAEVEQAAFSPNNFVPGIGPSPDKMLQGRLFAYADAHRYRLGVNHTLLAVNAPKAVPGGARNYGRDGFMAVNGQGRHAKNYEPNSYDGPVETGRPLSAPLPVAGHTGSHVAPLHTKDDDFFQAGELYRLMSDEEKSRLVANIAGGLSQVSRDDVIEKNLAHFHAADPEYGKRVEEAVRALRED; via the coding sequence ATGTCGAAGCGCGTGCTCACGACAGAGTCCGGCGCACCGGTCGCCGACAACCAGAATTCCGCCTCCGCCGGCGTCGGCGGCCCGCTCCTGATCCAGGACCAGCACCTCCTGGAGAAGCTCGCGCGCTTCAACCGCGAGCGGATCCCGGAGCGTGTCGTGCATGCCCGCGGCTCCGGCGCGTACGGCCACTTCGAGGTGACCGACGACGTCACCGGCTACACCCACGCCGACTTCCTCGCCTCGATCGGCAAGCGCACCGAGGTGTTCGTGCGCTTCTCCACGGTCGCCGACTCCCTCGGCGGCGCCGACGCGGTCCGCGACCCGCGCGGCTTCGCGGTGAAGTTCTACACCGAGGAGGGCAACTACGACCTCGTCGGCAACAACACCCCGGTGTTCTTCATCAAGGACCCGCTGAAGTTCCCCGACTTCATCCACTCGCAGAAGCGCGACCCGTTCACCGGCAAGCAGGAGCCGGACAACGTCTGGGACTTCTGGGCGCACGCCCCCGAGGCCACGCACCAGGTGACCTGGCTGATGGGCGACCGCGGCATCCCGGCGTCGTACCGCCACATGAACGGCTACGGCTCGCACACCTACCAGTGGACGAACGCCAAGGGCGAGGCATTCTTCGTCAAGTACCACTTCAAGACCAACCAGGGCATCCGCTGCCTGTCCGCCGAGCAGGCGCAGGAGCTGGCGGGCAAGGACCCCAACTCGCACCAGACCGACCTGCTCCAGGCGATCGAGCGGGGCGTGCACCCGTCCTGGACGCTGTACGTGCAGATCATGCCGGCGGCCGAGGCGGCGGACTACCGCTTCAACCCCTTCGACCTGACCAAGGTCTGGCCGCACAGGGACTACCCGCTCCGGCGCGTGGGCCGGCTGGTCCTCGACCGCAACCCGGACAACGTGTTCGCCGAGGTCGAGCAGGCCGCGTTCTCCCCGAACAACTTCGTGCCCGGCATCGGCCCGTCCCCGGACAAGATGCTCCAGGGCCGGCTGTTCGCCTACGCGGACGCCCACCGCTACCGCCTCGGCGTCAACCACACGCTGCTCGCCGTGAACGCCCCGAAGGCGGTCCCGGGCGGCGCCCGGAACTACGGCCGCGACGGCTTCATGGCGGTCAACGGCCAGGGCCGGCACGCCAAGAACTACGAGCCGAACTCCTACGACGGCCCGGTGGAGACCGGCCGCCCGCTGTCCGCCCCGCTTCCGGTGGCCGGTCACACGGGCAGCCACGTGGCTCCGCTGCACACCAAGGACGACGACTTCTTCCAGGCCGGCGAGCTGTACCGGCTGATGTCGGACGAGGAGAAGTCCCGCCTGGTCGCGAACATCGCCGGCGGCCTCTCGCAGGTCTCCCGCGACGACGTGATCGAGAAGAACCTGGCCCACTTCCACGCCGCCGACCCCGAGTACGGCAAGCGCGTGGAGGAGGCGGTCCGCGCCCTGCGCGAGGACTGA
- a CDS encoding TIGR04222 domain-containing membrane protein, with protein sequence MGRTTPVAVPCPYAVALLRGGDRAAVTVAVLALHLRGGVEAGRPGTLRKTTTGGAAPHRHPLEKAVRTGLYRPAGPSELPGRAVVRRALVRLRAELTAEGLLRPLPPRRTRAARRLLTALRERRPLPQGPGGLPEEELLLAVALYGERALTVLVPDFARRAGLTGRGALADAGRFPFGRGTDHRLFPDDEHDTYDAYDTYDGTPDDRDGGDRDQGGGAHTGYEHGGHDYGGGCGGGGFD encoded by the coding sequence ATGGGCCGTACGACGCCGGTCGCCGTTCCTTGTCCGTACGCGGTCGCGCTGCTGCGCGGAGGTGACCGCGCCGCCGTGACCGTCGCCGTGCTCGCCCTGCACCTGCGCGGCGGAGTCGAGGCGGGCCGGCCCGGCACGCTGCGCAAGACCACGACGGGCGGCGCGGCGCCGCATCGGCACCCGCTGGAGAAGGCGGTCCGCACCGGCCTGTACCGGCCCGCCGGACCGTCGGAGCTGCCCGGCCGGGCCGTGGTGCGCCGGGCCCTCGTCCGGCTGCGGGCCGAGCTGACGGCCGAGGGGCTGCTGCGCCCGCTGCCGCCCCGCCGCACCCGCGCCGCCCGCCGGCTGCTGACGGCCCTGCGCGAGCGCCGGCCGCTGCCGCAGGGTCCCGGCGGTCTGCCCGAGGAGGAACTGCTGCTCGCCGTCGCGCTGTACGGCGAACGGGCCCTGACCGTCCTGGTACCGGACTTCGCCCGCCGGGCCGGGCTCACCGGCCGCGGCGCGCTCGCCGACGCGGGCCGCTTCCCGTTCGGCCGGGGCACCGACCACCGCCTGTTCCCCGACGACGAGCACGACACCTACGACGCCTACGACACCTACGACGGGACACCGGACGACCGGGACGGCGGCGACCGGGACCAGGGCGGCGGTGCGCACACCGGGTACGAGCACGGCGGCCACGACTACGGCGGCGGTTGCGGAGGCGGCGGATTCGACTGA
- the gcl gene encoding glyoxylate carboligase, translating to MARMTAARAAVEILKREGVTDAFGVPGAAINPFYKALQEGGGIHHTLARHVEGASHMAEGYTRTKPGNIGVCIGTSGPAGTDMITGLYSAIGDSIPILCITGQAPTSVIHKEDFQAVDIASIAKPVTKMAVTVLEAAQVPGVFQQAFHLMRSGRPGPVLIDLPIDVQLTEIEFDPETYEPLPVYKPTATRAQIEKAITFLLESRRPVIVAGGGIIGADACDLLVEFAELTQTPVVPTLMGWGALPDDHELNAGMVGVQTSHRYGNANFLESDFVLGIGNRWANRHTGYKLDVYREGRTFVHVDIEPTQIGKIFPPDYGVVSDAKAALELFVEVAKELKAAGRLPDRGDWVASTQERKATLLRRTHFDNVPMKPQRVYEEMNKAFGPETRYVTTIGLSQIAGAQMLHVYRPRHWINCGQAGPLGWTIPAAIGVAKADPDSPVVALSGDYDFQFLIEELAVAAQHKIPYVHVLVNNAYLGLIRQAQIGLDINFQVNLEFENINTPEIGVYGVDHVKVAEGLGCKAIRVTEPDRLGAAFEEAKKLAAEYRVPVVVEAILERITNISMSRTMDISDISEFEDLATEPGHAPTSVRTLKV from the coding sequence ATGGCTCGTATGACCGCTGCCCGTGCGGCAGTTGAGATCCTCAAGCGCGAGGGCGTCACCGACGCCTTCGGTGTGCCGGGCGCGGCGATCAACCCGTTCTACAAGGCCCTCCAGGAGGGCGGCGGCATCCACCACACCCTCGCCCGCCACGTCGAGGGCGCCTCGCACATGGCCGAGGGCTACACCCGTACCAAGCCGGGCAACATCGGCGTGTGCATCGGCACCTCCGGCCCGGCCGGCACCGACATGATCACCGGCCTGTACTCGGCCATCGGCGACTCCATCCCGATCCTGTGCATCACGGGCCAGGCGCCGACCAGCGTGATCCACAAAGAGGACTTCCAGGCCGTCGACATCGCCTCGATCGCCAAGCCCGTCACCAAGATGGCGGTGACCGTCCTGGAGGCCGCCCAGGTCCCCGGCGTCTTCCAGCAGGCCTTCCACCTCATGCGCTCCGGCCGTCCCGGCCCGGTCCTGATCGACCTGCCGATCGACGTCCAGCTCACCGAGATCGAGTTCGACCCGGAGACCTACGAGCCGCTGCCGGTCTACAAGCCCACCGCGACCCGCGCCCAGATCGAGAAGGCCATCACCTTCCTCCTGGAGTCGCGGCGCCCGGTCATCGTGGCCGGCGGCGGCATCATCGGCGCCGACGCCTGCGACCTCCTGGTGGAGTTCGCCGAGCTGACCCAGACCCCGGTCGTCCCGACCCTGATGGGCTGGGGCGCGCTGCCCGACGACCACGAGCTGAACGCCGGCATGGTCGGCGTGCAGACCTCGCACCGGTACGGCAACGCCAACTTCCTGGAGTCCGACTTCGTCCTCGGCATCGGCAACCGCTGGGCCAACCGCCACACCGGCTACAAGCTCGACGTCTACCGCGAGGGCCGCACGTTCGTCCACGTCGACATCGAGCCCACCCAGATCGGCAAGATCTTCCCGCCGGACTACGGCGTCGTCTCCGACGCCAAGGCCGCCCTGGAGCTGTTCGTCGAGGTCGCCAAGGAGCTGAAGGCGGCCGGCAGGCTGCCCGACCGCGGCGACTGGGTGGCCTCCACCCAGGAGCGCAAGGCCACCCTGCTGCGCCGTACGCACTTCGACAACGTGCCGATGAAGCCGCAGCGCGTGTACGAGGAGATGAACAAGGCCTTCGGTCCCGAGACGCGCTACGTCACCACCATCGGCCTGTCCCAGATCGCCGGCGCGCAGATGCTGCACGTGTACCGGCCGCGCCATTGGATCAACTGCGGCCAGGCCGGTCCGCTCGGCTGGACCATCCCGGCCGCGATCGGCGTCGCCAAGGCCGACCCGGACTCCCCGGTCGTCGCGCTCTCCGGCGACTACGACTTCCAGTTCCTGATCGAGGAGCTGGCGGTCGCCGCGCAGCACAAGATCCCCTACGTCCACGTCCTGGTGAACAACGCCTACCTGGGCCTGATCCGCCAGGCGCAGATCGGCCTGGACATCAACTTCCAGGTCAACCTGGAGTTCGAGAACATCAACACTCCGGAGATCGGCGTCTACGGCGTGGACCACGTCAAGGTCGCCGAAGGGCTCGGCTGCAAGGCGATCCGGGTCACCGAGCCGGACCGGCTGGGCGCCGCCTTCGAAGAGGCGAAGAAGCTGGCCGCCGAGTACCGGGTGCCGGTCGTCGTCGAGGCGATCCTGGAGCGGATCACCAACATCTCGATGAGCCGCACCATGGACATCAGCGACATCAGCGAGTTCGAGGACCTGGCCACCGAGCCGGGCCACGCGCCGACCTCGGTCAGGACGCTGAAGGTCTGA
- a CDS encoding AMP-binding protein: MTAPAPAPATGSPHTPGTRLSYARGTGATPLLGDTIGASLDRAVAAWPDREALVDVPSGRRWTYAEFGADVDRLAYALRASGVAKGDRVGIWAVNRPEWVLVQYATARLGAIMVNINPAYRTHEVAYVLEQAGVSFLFASLGHKTSDYRAMVEEVRAGLPGLRETVYFGDPGWDALLARATAGAAAKPFEELSCDDPVNIQYTSGTTGFPKGATLSHHNILNNGYFVGEMIAYTEQDRICVPVPFYHCFGMVMGNLAATSHGACLVIPAPSFDARATLEAVERERCTSLYGVPTMFIAELNLPGFADHDLSSLRTGIMAGSPCPVEVMKRVVTEMHMEQVSICYGMTETSPVSLQTRIEDDLEHRTATVGRVLPHLEVKIVDPATGVTRPRGTAGELCTRGYSVMLGYWNEPEKTAEAVDAGRWMHTGDLAVMREDGYVEIVGRIKDLIIRGGENVYPREVEEFLHAHPGIRDVQVVGVPHERYGEEVLACVVPSDPARPLTLEELREFCAGRLAHYKIPSRLELLDSFPMTVSGKVRKVELRETYGT; the protein is encoded by the coding sequence TGGACCGGGCCGTCGCGGCCTGGCCGGACCGCGAGGCGCTCGTCGACGTGCCGTCGGGCCGGCGCTGGACCTACGCGGAGTTCGGCGCCGACGTCGACCGGCTGGCGTACGCGCTGCGCGCGAGCGGGGTCGCCAAGGGCGACCGGGTGGGCATCTGGGCGGTCAACCGCCCGGAGTGGGTGCTGGTCCAGTACGCCACCGCGCGCCTCGGCGCGATCATGGTGAACATCAATCCCGCGTACCGCACCCACGAGGTCGCCTACGTCCTCGAACAGGCCGGTGTGTCCTTCCTGTTCGCCTCCCTCGGCCACAAGACGAGCGACTACCGCGCGATGGTCGAGGAGGTGCGGGCCGGGCTGCCCGGGCTGCGGGAGACGGTCTACTTCGGCGACCCGGGCTGGGACGCACTGCTCGCGCGCGCCACTGCCGGGGCCGCGGCGAAGCCGTTCGAGGAGCTGTCCTGCGACGACCCCGTCAACATCCAGTACACCTCGGGCACCACGGGCTTCCCCAAAGGGGCCACCCTCTCCCACCACAACATCCTCAACAACGGTTATTTCGTCGGCGAGATGATCGCGTACACCGAGCAGGACAGGATCTGCGTCCCGGTCCCCTTCTACCACTGCTTCGGCATGGTCATGGGCAATCTGGCCGCCACCTCGCACGGCGCCTGTTTGGTGATCCCGGCCCCGTCCTTCGACGCGAGGGCCACGCTGGAGGCGGTCGAGCGGGAGCGGTGCACATCGCTGTACGGCGTCCCGACCATGTTCATCGCCGAGCTGAACCTGCCCGGCTTCGCGGACCACGACCTGTCCTCCCTGCGCACCGGCATCATGGCGGGCTCGCCGTGCCCGGTGGAGGTGATGAAACGGGTGGTCACCGAGATGCACATGGAGCAGGTCTCCATCTGCTACGGCATGACGGAGACGTCACCGGTGTCCCTCCAGACGCGGATCGAGGACGACCTGGAGCACCGCACCGCCACCGTCGGCCGGGTGCTGCCCCACCTGGAGGTCAAGATCGTCGATCCCGCCACGGGAGTGACCCGGCCCCGGGGAACCGCGGGAGAGCTGTGCACCCGCGGCTACAGCGTGATGCTCGGCTACTGGAACGAGCCGGAGAAGACGGCCGAGGCGGTCGACGCCGGCCGCTGGATGCACACCGGGGACCTCGCGGTGATGCGCGAGGACGGGTACGTGGAGATCGTCGGCCGGATCAAGGACCTGATCATCCGCGGCGGCGAGAACGTCTACCCGCGCGAGGTCGAGGAGTTCCTCCACGCCCACCCCGGCATCCGGGACGTCCAGGTGGTCGGGGTGCCGCACGAGCGGTACGGCGAGGAGGTCCTCGCCTGTGTCGTCCCGAGCGACCCCGCGCGGCCGCTCACCCTCGAGGAGCTGCGCGAGTTCTGCGCGGGCCGCCTCGCCCACTACAAGATCCCCAGCCGGCTGGAGCTGCTCGACTCCTTCCCGATGACGGTGTCCGGCAAGGTGCGCAAGGTCGAGCTGCGGGAGACCTACGGAACCTGA